Proteins encoded by one window of Flavobacterium sp. N502540:
- a CDS encoding helix-turn-helix domain-containing protein: protein MSTLTKPSHIGRKISRIRELRDMKQEALAQALGTSQQTVSAIENSETIDDERLAEVAKALGVTVEAIKNFSEDNMINYFNSFHDNSFTNGAFNANHCTFNPLDKLIETFHEKEKLYERLLQAEKDKIEYLEKVLKGK from the coding sequence ATGAGCACACTAACAAAACCAAGCCATATAGGTCGAAAAATTAGCCGTATCCGTGAACTTCGAGATATGAAACAGGAAGCTTTGGCGCAAGCTTTAGGCACAAGCCAACAAACAGTTTCAGCGATTGAAAATAGTGAAACAATAGATGATGAAAGACTTGCTGAAGTTGCAAAAGCGCTTGGCGTAACCGTAGAAGCAATCAAAAATTTCTCGGAAGACAATATGATTAATTATTTTAATAGTTTTCATGATAACAGTTTTACAAATGGAGCATTCAATGCAAATCATTGTACTTTTAATCCATTGGATAAATTAATTGAAACTTTCCATGAAAAAGAAAAGCTTTACGAGCGTTTGCTACAAGCAGAAAAAGATAAAATCGAGTATTTAGAAAAAGTATTAAAAGGAAAGTAA
- a CDS encoding NADP-dependent isocitrate dehydrogenase, whose product MTQNSKIYYTLTDEAPLLATYSFLPIVQAFTGTAGIAIETRDISLAGRILSNFPELLTAAQKTGDALAELGQLATQPDANIIKLPNISASVPQLKAAIAELQSHGYGIPNYPEDPQNDAEKEIKAKYAKVLGSAVNPVLREGNSDRRAPRAVKNFAKSNPHSMGAWSADSKTKVASMSNGDFYGSEKSLTVAEANDVKIEFVAKDGTTTVLKASTPLKAGEIIDSSVLSVKKLKAFAADAIADAKKEGVLLSVHLKATMMKVSDPIIFGAIVEVYFADLFKKYETLFAELNIDTRNGLGDIYAKIAGRPEQAEVEADITKAIENGPALAMVNSDKGITNLHVPSDVIVDASMPAMIRTSGQMYNKEGKQQDTIAVIPDRSYAGIYTATIDFCKKHGAFDPKTMGSVPNVGLMAQKAEEYGSHDKTFQIKADGVVRVTDNKGTVLMEQSVETNDIFRMCQAKDAPIQDWVKLAVNRARLSDTPAVFWLDENRAHDRELITKVQKYLKDHNTVNLDIRILNPVAATEFTLDRIIKGLDTISVTGNVLRDYLTDLFPILELGTSAKMLSIVPLMNGGGLFETGAGGSAPKHVEQFTEEGYLRWDSLGEFLALGASLEHLGQTLDNSKAIVLSETLDQANDKFLANDKSPARKVGQIDNRGSHFYLAYYWAQALAAQNKDAELKAIFTPIAAEFEANEAKIDAELIGAQGKPQTIGGYYQPTPELVSKAMRPSETFNSIIAQIK is encoded by the coding sequence ATGACACAGAATTCGAAAATCTATTACACCTTAACTGATGAGGCGCCCTTGTTAGCGACTTATTCTTTTTTACCTATTGTTCAAGCATTTACGGGTACTGCTGGTATCGCTATTGAAACCAGAGACATCTCTTTGGCTGGCAGAATTTTATCTAATTTTCCTGAGCTTCTAACAGCTGCTCAAAAAACCGGAGATGCCTTGGCTGAATTAGGTCAGTTGGCAACACAGCCTGATGCTAACATCATCAAATTACCAAACATTTCTGCATCGGTACCGCAATTAAAAGCGGCTATTGCTGAGTTACAGTCACATGGTTACGGAATTCCAAATTATCCTGAAGATCCGCAAAATGATGCTGAAAAGGAAATTAAAGCAAAATATGCTAAAGTTTTAGGTTCTGCTGTAAACCCGGTTTTACGTGAAGGAAACTCAGATCGTAGAGCACCAAGAGCAGTAAAGAACTTTGCAAAATCAAATCCACACTCCATGGGTGCATGGTCTGCTGATTCTAAAACAAAAGTAGCTTCAATGTCAAACGGTGATTTCTACGGAAGTGAAAAATCGCTTACAGTTGCAGAAGCTAATGATGTAAAAATTGAATTCGTTGCAAAAGACGGTACAACTACTGTATTAAAAGCCAGTACTCCGCTTAAAGCAGGTGAGATCATTGACAGTTCTGTTTTAAGTGTAAAAAAATTAAAAGCTTTTGCTGCTGATGCTATCGCTGATGCTAAAAAAGAAGGTGTTTTACTTTCGGTACACTTAAAAGCGACCATGATGAAAGTATCAGATCCAATTATCTTTGGTGCTATCGTTGAAGTATACTTTGCTGATCTTTTCAAAAAATATGAAACTTTATTTGCAGAATTAAACATTGACACCAGAAATGGTTTAGGTGACATCTATGCAAAAATTGCAGGAAGACCTGAACAAGCGGAAGTGGAAGCTGACATTACTAAAGCAATCGAAAACGGTCCTGCTTTGGCAATGGTGAATTCTGATAAAGGAATTACAAACTTACACGTACCTTCGGATGTAATTGTTGATGCATCTATGCCAGCAATGATTCGTACTTCAGGGCAGATGTACAATAAAGAAGGAAAACAACAAGATACTATTGCAGTTATTCCGGATCGCTCTTACGCTGGAATTTACACGGCTACTATCGATTTCTGTAAAAAACACGGTGCTTTTGATCCTAAAACAATGGGAAGTGTTCCTAACGTAGGTTTGATGGCTCAAAAAGCAGAAGAATACGGATCTCATGACAAAACATTCCAAATAAAAGCTGACGGAGTTGTTCGTGTAACAGACAACAAAGGAACTGTTTTAATGGAACAAAGCGTTGAAACTAATGATATTTTCAGAATGTGTCAGGCCAAAGACGCTCCAATTCAGGACTGGGTTAAACTAGCTGTAAACAGAGCACGTTTATCTGATACTCCTGCCGTTTTCTGGTTAGACGAAAACAGAGCGCATGACAGAGAATTGATCACAAAAGTTCAAAAATATTTAAAAGATCACAATACCGTAAATCTGGATATTCGCATCTTAAACCCAGTTGCTGCTACTGAATTTACTTTAGACAGAATCATCAAAGGTTTAGACACCATCTCGGTAACCGGAAACGTTTTACGTGATTATTTAACCGATTTGTTTCCAATTCTGGAATTAGGAACTTCGGCTAAAATGTTATCTATCGTTCCGTTAATGAACGGCGGTGGATTGTTTGAAACGGGTGCAGGAGGTTCAGCGCCAAAACACGTAGAGCAATTTACAGAAGAAGGATATTTACGTTGGGATTCATTAGGAGAATTTTTAGCCCTTGGAGCTTCTTTAGAGCATTTAGGACAAACTTTAGACAATTCTAAAGCAATTGTTCTGTCTGAAACTTTAGACCAGGCAAATGATAAATTCCTTGCCAATGATAAATCTCCAGCTCGTAAAGTAGGTCAGATTGACAACCGTGGTTCTCATTTTTACCTTGCATACTACTGGGCTCAGGCTTTGGCTGCTCAAAACAAAGATGCTGAATTAAAAGCGATCTTCACTCCAATTGCTGCTGAATTTGAAGCTAACGAAGCTAAAATCGATGCTGAATTAATTGGTGCACAAGGAAAGCCTCAAACGATTGGTGGTTATTACCAACCAACTCCGGAGTTAGTAAGCAAAGCAATGCGACCAAGCGAAACATTCAACTCCATTATCGCCCAAATAAAATAG
- the rplS gene encoding 50S ribosomal protein L19, whose product MADLLKFVQNEFVAKKDFPVFGAGDTITVYYEIKEGEKTRTQFFKGVVIQRRGSGNTETFTIRKMSGAIGVERIFPVNLPALQKIEINKKGAVRRARIFYFRELTGKKAKIKDKRR is encoded by the coding sequence ATGGCAGATTTATTAAAGTTCGTTCAAAACGAATTCGTTGCTAAAAAAGATTTCCCTGTTTTCGGAGCTGGAGATACTATCACAGTTTACTACGAAATTAAAGAGGGTGAAAAAACAAGAACTCAGTTTTTTAAAGGAGTTGTTATTCAAAGAAGAGGTTCTGGTAACACAGAAACTTTCACTATTCGTAAAATGTCTGGAGCTATTGGAGTTGAGCGTATCTTCCCAGTGAACTTGCCAGCTTTACAAAAAATTGAAATCAACAAAAAAGGAGCTGTACGTAGAGCTAGAATTTTCTACTTCAGAGAACTTACTGGTAAAAAAGCTAAGATTAAAGATAAAAGAAGATAA